In Plasmodium cynomolgi strain B DNA, scaffold: 1444, whole genome shotgun sequence, the DNA window tctttatataaataaatgctaTTTGCatattcattattatttataatatcattATAACGATTAATTACTTCACTAAGTGCAATACAATTTTCTTGAACAAGAATAAAATACTTATTGTAACAAAAATTCTTATAAGCATCATAAAGACCGTATagtttattcattttctCGAATGTTACATTGTCAATGTATTCCATTTGAGATATacatgaattatttttaatttcatcatCAAGCTTAAAATATTCCTTGAAATTATTAAAAGTACCATCTTTATCAGAATAATCCGACTTTCTGAGTTCTTTTCTAAGATagtaattaatataattacatGGATTAGTAACACCACTCAAAGGATTAATACGTGAACGTAATAAATAATCTTTGATTGTTGCACATAGATTAATAAAactaattttaatatttgagTCAATAGATTTAATAATAGCATTATCTGTATTAACTGAACTAATATCTTGAGTGTCGAGAtaaatttcgaaaattttgttaagaaAATAATAGTCATCATAGTTATAGTACTAAAAATTGTgagataaattaaaaaatataaatatataataaaattatagatgaaataattatttcacttaagaatatatttttttgataattaaaagaaataataata includes these proteins:
- a CDS encoding hypothetical protein (putative), whose translation is YYNYDDYYFLNKIFEIYLDTQDISSVNTDNAIIKSIDSNIKISFINLCATIKDYLLRSRINPLSGVTNPCNYINYYLRKELRKSDYSDKDGTFNNFKEYFKLDDEIKNNSCISQMEYIDNVTFEKMNKLYGLYDAYKNFCYNKYFILVQENCIALSEVINRYNDIINNNEYANSIYLYKELKNIKRLIERDRLFYSGKCDSILSKFTSPEGDALECEKII